The Streptomyces sp. NBC_00670 genome window below encodes:
- a CDS encoding SRPBCC family protein, whose protein sequence is MAQVEATTERVIAADAEKVFDSLADYTGTRAKLLPEHFSEYEVREGGDGEGTLVHWKLQATSKRVRDCLLEVSEPTDGELVEKDRNSSMVTTWRVTPAGEGRARVVVTTTWNGAGGIGGFFEKTFAPKGLGRIYDAVLARLAAETEK, encoded by the coding sequence ATGGCGCAGGTCGAGGCCACCACCGAGCGGGTCATCGCTGCGGATGCGGAGAAGGTGTTCGACTCCCTGGCCGACTACACCGGCACGCGCGCGAAGCTGCTGCCCGAGCACTTCAGCGAGTACGAGGTGCGTGAGGGCGGCGACGGCGAGGGCACCCTCGTCCACTGGAAGCTCCAGGCCACGAGCAAGCGGGTGCGCGACTGTCTGCTGGAGGTCAGCGAGCCGACGGACGGGGAGCTGGTCGAGAAGGACCGCAACTCGTCCATGGTGACGACCTGGCGGGTGACGCCGGCGGGTGAGGGACGGGCGCGGGTCGTCGTCACGACGACGTGGAACGGGGCGGGGGGCATCGGCGGGTTCTTCGAGAAGACGTTCGCGCCGAAAGGGCTGGGCCGCATCTACGACGCGGTGCTTGCGCGGCTCGCCGCGGAGACGGAGAAGTAG